One window of the Methylovirgula sp. HY1 genome contains the following:
- the mfd gene encoding transcription-repair coupling factor has product MTDFKRAIAELAKGGALTLSSVPDGYDAFCFADLTRALTPSAERRAVVAVHVARDAQRAHAFNEALRFAAPEIEILDFPAWDCQPYDRVSPNAAIAARRMTVLSRLARSRTSIERPRILSTTINALLQRVPPLDKIAADTFSAAPGNAVDMDGLVHWLESNGFSRASAVRDTGEYAVRGGILDLYAPAMPEPVRLDFFGDTLESIRSFDPETQRTIGQLRGLDLVPMSEVQLTSDSMRRFRQAYVGIFGAQTRGDTLYEAVSEGRRHPGLEHWLPLFYDRLDTLFDYTGDAPLVLDALDEDAAGSRLAQIADYYDARKSAHDADPAHSSYKPLPPDALYLASAQWRESLTATGVARVTPFAQPGGGTGTLIDCGGKIGRNFAPERADEGANVFRAAADHVRALQGQSKRVILAGWSEGSRERLSHVLKDFGIADLSPVSSYADAFRLPKSATALAVIGLEQGFETADLAIIGEQDILGDRLIHGRKKARRAQDFLSEVSALSAGDLVVHVDHGIGRFIGLKAIEAAGAPHDCLELHYADGDKLFLPVENLELLSRYGSEDTEVQLDKLGGAGWQKRKAKMRKRILEMAAGLMKIAAARETHAAPKLVPPPGLYEAFCTGFPYEETEDQAATIESVLEDLASGKPMDRLVCGDVGFGKTEVALRAAFVAAINGKQVAVVVPTTLLARQHAKNFAARFAGLPIKVAQMSRMVASGALKETKAGLASGAVDIVVGTHAVLGKGINFKDLGLVIIDEEQHFGVKHKERLKELRAEVHVLTLSATPIPRTLQLALTGVRELSLITTPPVDRLAVRTFITPFDALLVREALLRERYRGGQSFYVCPRIENIEEASTFLRINMPEAKFVIAHGQMPPTELEERMSAFYDGKYDILLSTAIVESGLDIPTANTLIVHRADMFGLAQLYQLRGRVGRGKTRAYALFTVPEKRTLTPQAEKRLKVLQSLDTLGAGFQLASHDLDIRGAGNLLGEEQSGHIKEVGYELYQQMLQEAIVALKAGIEEPVEEAWSPAITLGTAVTIPEDYVADLDLRLGLYRRLSTLENDTEIESMAAEMIDRFGPLPREVEQLLKLVAIKALCRKANVEKLDAGPKGVIIGFRDNAFANPQGLVRYIAEQGSEAKVRPDMKIVFIRDFEDPPERLEGTRRIMQTLASLAMKKAA; this is encoded by the coding sequence GTGACCGATTTCAAACGTGCCATAGCTGAACTGGCCAAGGGCGGCGCGCTGACGCTTTCCTCGGTGCCGGACGGCTACGATGCCTTCTGCTTCGCCGATCTCACGCGTGCGCTCACGCCCTCCGCCGAGCGGCGCGCCGTCGTTGCCGTCCATGTGGCGCGCGATGCGCAGCGCGCCCATGCGTTCAACGAAGCCTTGCGCTTCGCCGCGCCGGAAATCGAAATCCTCGATTTCCCGGCCTGGGATTGCCAGCCCTATGATCGCGTCTCGCCGAATGCGGCGATCGCCGCGCGACGCATGACGGTGCTCTCGCGCTTGGCGCGTTCGCGCACGAGCATCGAGCGGCCGCGCATTTTGTCGACGACGATCAATGCGCTGCTTCAGCGCGTCCCGCCCTTGGACAAGATCGCGGCGGACACATTTTCGGCTGCGCCGGGCAATGCGGTCGATATGGACGGGCTCGTCCACTGGCTCGAAAGCAACGGCTTTTCGCGCGCCTCCGCCGTGCGCGACACCGGCGAATATGCGGTGCGCGGCGGCATTCTCGATCTCTATGCGCCCGCCATGCCCGAGCCCGTGCGGCTCGATTTCTTCGGCGATACGCTGGAATCGATCCGCAGCTTCGATCCGGAAACGCAGCGCACGATCGGCCAGCTCCGCGGCCTCGATCTCGTGCCGATGAGCGAAGTGCAGCTCACATCCGACTCGATGCGGCGCTTCCGCCAAGCCTATGTCGGCATCTTCGGCGCGCAGACGCGCGGCGACACGCTCTATGAAGCAGTCAGCGAAGGCCGCCGCCATCCCGGCCTCGAACATTGGCTGCCGCTCTTTTACGACCGCCTCGACACGCTGTTCGACTATACCGGCGACGCGCCGCTCGTGCTCGATGCTTTGGACGAGGATGCGGCGGGCTCGCGTCTCGCCCAGATCGCCGATTATTATGATGCGCGCAAAAGCGCACATGACGCCGATCCCGCCCATTCCTCCTATAAGCCGCTGCCGCCGGACGCGCTTTATCTCGCGTCTGCGCAATGGCGCGAGAGCCTCACCGCGACGGGTGTCGCACGCGTCACGCCTTTCGCGCAGCCCGGCGGCGGCACAGGCACCCTGATCGATTGCGGCGGCAAGATCGGCCGCAATTTCGCGCCCGAACGCGCCGATGAAGGCGCCAATGTCTTTCGCGCCGCCGCCGATCATGTGCGTGCGTTGCAGGGCCAGAGCAAGCGCGTGATCCTCGCCGGCTGGTCGGAAGGCTCACGCGAACGCTTGAGCCATGTGCTGAAGGATTTCGGCATCGCCGATCTTTCGCCGGTCTCGTCCTATGCCGATGCCTTCAGGCTGCCCAAATCAGCGACGGCGCTCGCCGTCATCGGTCTCGAACAAGGCTTCGAGACGGCCGATCTCGCCATTATCGGCGAGCAGGATATTTTGGGCGATCGGCTGATCCATGGCCGCAAGAAGGCCCGCCGCGCGCAAGACTTTCTTTCCGAGGTCAGCGCGCTTTCGGCCGGCGATCTCGTCGTCCATGTCGATCATGGCATCGGCCGTTTCATCGGCCTGAAGGCGATCGAGGCTGCGGGCGCGCCGCATGATTGCCTCGAACTGCATTATGCCGATGGCGACAAGCTCTTCCTGCCGGTCGAAAATCTCGAGCTTCTGTCGCGTTATGGCTCGGAAGACACCGAGGTCCAGCTCGATAAGCTGGGCGGCGCCGGCTGGCAGAAGCGCAAAGCGAAGATGCGCAAGCGCATTCTCGAAATGGCGGCAGGCTTGATGAAGATCGCCGCCGCGCGCGAGACGCATGCGGCGCCGAAGCTCGTGCCGCCGCCTGGCCTTTATGAAGCCTTTTGCACCGGCTTTCCCTATGAGGAGACGGAAGATCAGGCCGCGACGATCGAGTCCGTGCTCGAAGATCTCGCCTCCGGCAAGCCGATGGATCGGCTCGTCTGCGGCGATGTCGGCTTCGGCAAGACGGAAGTTGCGCTGCGCGCCGCCTTTGTCGCCGCGATCAACGGCAAGCAGGTCGCAGTCGTCGTGCCGACCACTTTGCTTGCTCGCCAGCATGCCAAGAATTTCGCCGCGCGTTTCGCCGGGCTGCCGATCAAGGTCGCGCAAATGTCGCGCATGGTCGCCTCGGGCGCGCTCAAAGAGACAAAAGCTGGGCTCGCATCGGGCGCCGTCGATATTGTCGTCGGCACCCATGCCGTGCTCGGCAAAGGCATCAACTTCAAGGATCTCGGCCTCGTCATCATCGACGAGGAGCAGCATTTCGGCGTCAAGCACAAGGAGCGGTTGAAGGAGCTGCGCGCCGAAGTGCATGTGCTGACGCTGTCGGCGACGCCGATTCCGCGCACATTGCAATTGGCGCTCACCGGCGTGCGCGAACTGTCGCTGATCACGACGCCGCCGGTCGATCGCCTCGCGGTGCGCACCTTCATCACGCCTTTCGATGCGCTGCTCGTCCGCGAAGCGCTGTTGCGCGAACGCTATCGCGGCGGCCAGAGTTTTTATGTCTGCCCGCGCATCGAGAACATCGAAGAGGCCTCGACCTTTTTGCGCATCAACATGCCGGAGGCGAAATTCGTCATCGCGCATGGGCAGATGCCGCCGACCGAGCTCGAAGAGCGCATGTCCGCCTTTTATGACGGCAAATATGACATCCTGCTTTCGACGGCGATCGTCGAATCCGGCCTCGACATTCCGACCGCCAATACGCTCATCGTGCATCGCGCCGATATGTTCGGCCTCGCCCAGCTCTATCAGCTCAGAGGTCGCGTGGGGCGTGGAAAAACCCGCGCCTATGCTCTCTTCACCGTGCCGGAGAAGCGCACCTTGACGCCGCAGGCCGAGAAGCGGCTGAAGGTGCTGCAATCGCTCGATACGCTCGGCGCCGGCTTCCAGCTCGCGAGTCATGATCTCGACATCAGAGGTGCCGGCAATCTGCTCGGCGAAGAGCAATCCGGCCATATCAAGGAGGTCGGCTATGAGCTCTATCAGCAGATGTTGCAGGAGGCGATCGTCGCGCTGAAGGCCGGCATTGAAGAGCCGGTCGAAGAGGCCTGGTCGCCGGCGATCACGCTCGGCACCGCCGTCACCATTCCGGAAGATTATGTCGCCGATCTCGATCTGCGGCTCGGCCTCTATCGCCGGCTCTCGACCTTGGAGAACGACACCGAGATCGAATCCATGGCGGCCGAGATGATCGACCGTTTCGGGCCGCTGCCGCGCGAAGTCGAGCAACTCCTGAAGCTCGTCGCGATCAAAGCGCTCTGCCGCAAGGCCAATGTCGAAAAATTGGATGCCGGGCCGAAGGGGGTCATCATCGGCTTCCGCGACAATGCCTTCGCCAATCCGCAGGGCCTCGTGCGCTATATCGCCGAACAGGGGTCTGAGGCGAAAGTCCGGCCCGATATGAAGATCGTCTTCATCCGCGATTTCGAAGATCCGCCGGAACGGCTCGAAGGCACAAGACGGATCATGCAGACGCTCGCCTCACTCGCGATGAAGAAGGCGGCGTGA
- a CDS encoding glycosyltransferase — translation MIEFVRVIFEAALTLAILGLVIVGSSFLLLIAINIIELVSGSPWRVPLPPVKLPEAELPHVLVQIPVFNEGEIAVDAVRSATNLDWPQDKLHIQILDDSTDETPAVVDVVIAELRAHGFDIAHIQRENRTGFKAGALAEGLMLSDAPIIAMLDVDFRPPRDWLRASVPFLLADPHAGFLQSRCEFSNYRTNWLTRAQGLLLDSHFVMEQATRYRAGWLFQFNGTGGLWRRAAVAEAGGWSADSLCEDLDLTVRTELAGWHGIFLMDPPVPGLVPERVRHWRVQQRRWSNGFVMVARKLLPKVWASDWSLRGKISAYALILIQAFYPCAAIATVSFVICLILRGFNPTVYLPLMGFMAAYIAIVAIGMTLMPYIVLRRGSLLEYLKTIASVPPLMVYISVSNAPSILKTVFGRREHFKRTPKARPTS, via the coding sequence GTGATTGAATTCGTGCGGGTCATTTTCGAAGCCGCATTGACGCTCGCCATACTGGGACTCGTCATTGTCGGCTCCAGCTTTCTGCTGCTAATTGCCATCAACATCATCGAGCTCGTGAGTGGATCGCCTTGGCGCGTTCCTCTGCCTCCGGTCAAGCTCCCGGAAGCGGAATTGCCGCATGTTCTGGTTCAGATCCCGGTCTTCAACGAAGGCGAGATCGCCGTCGATGCGGTCCGCAGCGCAACCAATCTCGATTGGCCGCAGGATAAGCTGCACATTCAGATCCTCGACGACAGCACCGACGAAACGCCTGCTGTCGTCGACGTGGTGATCGCGGAGTTGCGCGCGCACGGTTTCGACATCGCTCATATCCAGCGCGAAAACCGCACCGGCTTCAAAGCCGGCGCACTGGCCGAAGGGTTGATGCTGAGCGACGCCCCGATCATCGCGATGCTCGACGTCGACTTTCGGCCCCCCCGTGATTGGCTGCGCGCGAGCGTACCGTTCCTGCTGGCCGATCCACACGCGGGCTTTCTCCAGTCACGCTGCGAATTCTCCAATTATCGCACCAATTGGCTCACCCGCGCGCAGGGTCTTTTGCTCGATTCGCATTTTGTCATGGAGCAAGCCACGCGTTATCGCGCCGGGTGGCTGTTTCAATTCAACGGCACTGGCGGGCTCTGGCGCCGCGCCGCCGTGGCCGAAGCCGGCGGCTGGTCGGCGGATTCGCTTTGCGAGGATCTCGACCTCACAGTGCGCACCGAGCTCGCCGGCTGGCACGGCATCTTCCTCATGGATCCGCCTGTTCCCGGTCTCGTGCCGGAACGGGTCCGCCATTGGCGTGTCCAGCAAAGACGTTGGTCGAATGGTTTCGTGATGGTGGCGCGCAAATTATTGCCCAAGGTCTGGGCCTCCGACTGGTCGCTGCGCGGCAAGATTTCGGCGTACGCGCTGATCCTGATCCAGGCCTTTTACCCTTGCGCGGCAATCGCGACCGTCTCGTTCGTGATTTGCCTGATCCTCAGAGGATTCAATCCGACGGTCTATCTGCCGCTCATGGGATTCATGGCGGCATACATCGCCATCGTCGCCATCGGCATGACGCTGATGCCCTATATCGTCCTGCGGCGCGGCAGCTTGCTCGAATATCTCAAGACGATCGCTTCGGTGCCGCCGCTGATGGTCTATATCAGCGTCTCGAACGCACCATCGATTCTAAAGACGGTGTTCGGCCGCCGCGAGCATTTCAAGCGCACGCCCAAGGCCCGCCCGACGAGCTGA
- the recG gene encoding ATP-dependent DNA helicase RecG produces the protein MRPNLLDPLFAPAASLPGVGPKTGKLLDRLLVEASGQDASRGTSHARVVDLLFHLPHATVDRRNRPKIADAPLDQIVTIEAKVVDHQPPGPRSKAPYKVLVEDETGDILLVFFLANPQWIERSLPLGETRWVSGKLELWDGHRQMVHPDRVLDAAGLAKLPPVEPVYGLTEGLYQKILSKAIAAALTRLPVLPEWHRYEAVELPNMLSFGEALKRVHEPQDPADIAPMSPARLRLAYDELLAHQLSLMLVRASMRQRGGRAHEERGEIAAKIAAALPFALTGAQVQAREDIRRDLTAPTRMLRLLQGDVGSGKTVVALFAMAHVVEAGRQAALMAPTEILARQHYEGMAGLTGAAGLRLALLTGRDKASERARTLAALAAGEIDIVIGTHALFQEAVSFRDLGLAIVDEQHRFGVHQRLALGEKGAAVDILVMTATPIPRTLVLSYFGDMDISTLREKPPGRQSIDTRALPLDRLDEVIERLAEAIASGARAYWVCPLVAESEELDVAAAEERFDLLSQFFGNKVGLVHGKMKAQDKDRAMARFATGETQILVATTVIEVGVDVPEATIIIIEHAERFGLAQLHQLRGRVGRGSAKSSCVLLYKTPLGETAKARINVMRETQDGFLIAEEDLRLRGEGEVLGTRQSGAPGFRLAQLDVHGDLLALARAEAQQVMSANPKLEGEAGQALRLLLYLFERDAAVKLLQAG, from the coding sequence ATGCGACCTAATCTCCTCGATCCTCTTTTTGCGCCGGCCGCGAGCCTTCCGGGCGTCGGGCCGAAGACCGGCAAGCTGCTCGACCGGCTTCTGGTCGAAGCCAGCGGGCAAGATGCCAGCCGGGGAACCAGCCACGCCCGGGTCGTCGATCTTCTCTTTCATCTGCCGCATGCGACGGTGGATCGGCGCAACCGGCCGAAAATCGCCGACGCGCCGCTCGATCAGATCGTCACCATCGAGGCCAAGGTGGTCGATCACCAGCCGCCGGGGCCGCGTTCGAAGGCGCCTTATAAGGTGCTTGTCGAGGACGAGACCGGCGACATTCTGCTGGTCTTCTTTCTCGCCAATCCTCAATGGATCGAGAGGAGCCTGCCGCTCGGCGAAACGCGCTGGGTCTCCGGCAAGCTCGAACTTTGGGACGGGCATCGACAGATGGTCCATCCCGATCGCGTGCTTGATGCGGCGGGCCTCGCCAAGCTGCCGCCGGTCGAGCCCGTCTATGGCCTGACAGAGGGGCTCTATCAAAAAATTCTGAGTAAGGCGATCGCAGCGGCTCTGACGCGACTGCCGGTGCTGCCGGAATGGCACCGCTATGAGGCGGTCGAGCTGCCTAATATGCTTTCCTTTGGCGAGGCCCTGAAGAGGGTCCATGAGCCGCAAGACCCAGCCGATATCGCGCCCATGTCTCCAGCGCGGCTGCGGCTCGCCTATGACGAACTCCTCGCGCATCAGCTCTCGCTCATGCTGGTGCGTGCCTCGATGCGCCAGCGCGGCGGTCGAGCGCATGAAGAGCGGGGGGAGATCGCGGCGAAGATCGCGGCGGCTTTGCCATTCGCGCTGACCGGTGCCCAGGTGCAAGCCCGCGAAGACATTCGCCGCGATCTGACCGCGCCGACCCGCATGTTGCGGCTTCTGCAAGGCGATGTCGGCTCGGGTAAAACGGTGGTGGCGCTGTTTGCCATGGCGCATGTCGTCGAAGCGGGGCGCCAGGCGGCGTTGATGGCGCCGACTGAAATTCTCGCGCGCCAGCATTACGAGGGAATGGCGGGGCTGACCGGCGCGGCGGGGCTGCGCCTCGCTTTGCTGACTGGCCGCGACAAGGCCTCGGAGCGTGCCAGAACGCTCGCGGCCCTCGCCGCGGGCGAGATCGATATCGTGATCGGTACCCATGCGCTGTTTCAGGAGGCTGTCTCTTTCCGCGATCTCGGCCTTGCGATCGTCGACGAGCAGCATCGTTTCGGCGTGCATCAGCGCCTCGCGCTGGGCGAAAAGGGTGCGGCCGTCGACATATTGGTGATGACCGCGACACCGATCCCGCGCACGCTGGTGCTCAGCTATTTCGGCGATATGGACATCTCGACCTTGCGGGAAAAGCCGCCGGGTCGGCAGAGCATAGACACGCGTGCGCTGCCGCTCGACAGATTGGACGAGGTGATCGAGCGCCTCGCCGAGGCCATAGCGTCAGGCGCCCGCGCCTATTGGGTCTGTCCGCTGGTCGCCGAAAGCGAAGAGCTCGACGTCGCCGCGGCGGAAGAGCGGTTTGATCTGCTCAGTCAGTTTTTCGGCAACAAAGTCGGTCTTGTCCACGGCAAGATGAAAGCCCAAGACAAAGATCGCGCCATGGCGCGTTTCGCGACGGGGGAAACGCAAATCCTGGTCGCGACGACAGTGATCGAAGTCGGCGTCGATGTGCCTGAGGCGACCATCATCATCATCGAACATGCGGAACGATTCGGCCTCGCGCAATTGCATCAGTTGCGCGGACGGGTCGGGCGCGGATCGGCGAAATCCTCCTGCGTCTTGCTCTACAAGACGCCGCTCGGCGAAACCGCCAAGGCGCGAATCAATGTGATGCGCGAAACGCAGGATGGATTTTTGATCGCGGAAGAAGATCTGCGGCTGCGGGGCGAAGGCGAAGTGCTCGGCACAAGACAATCGGGCGCGCCCGGATTCCGGCTCGCGCAGCTCGACGTGCATGGAGATCTTCTGGCGCTTGCGCGCGCCGAGGCGCAGCAGGTGATGAGCGCGAATCCCAAGCTCGAAGGCGAGGCCGGGCAGGCGTTGCGGCTGCTGCTCTATCTGTTCGAGCGCGATGCCGCGGTAAAGCTGCTGCAGGCGGGATAA
- a CDS encoding succinate dehydrogenase assembly factor 2 codes for MSGSQSSGAGLDARRRRALFRSWHRGMRETDLLMGRFADAELAGLSEADLIDYEILIEAQDRDIFGWLTGEMDIPSAYDTPVFRKLLAFHTHAGPLEL; via the coding sequence ATGTCCGGTTCGCAATCGTCGGGCGCCGGTCTCGACGCCCGTCGCCGGCGCGCCCTGTTCCGCTCCTGGCACCGCGGCATGCGCGAGACGGATCTGCTCATGGGCCGGTTCGCCGATGCCGAGCTGGCAGGGCTGAGCGAGGCCGACCTTATCGATTATGAGATCTTGATCGAAGCGCAGGACCGCGACATTTTCGGCTGGCTCACGGGCGAGATGGACATTCCCTCGGCCTATGATACGCCCGTGTTCCGAAAACTCCTGGCTTTCCACACCCATGCCGGGCCGCTCGAGCTTTGA
- a CDS encoding fatty acid desaturase, with product MSTALADQGSTGKAPGADASADAAPILEGFLKTEPMRPHPRRRRAILAAHPEAAGLVGYDRRTALIITAVVLGQTALAAVFGHLGLGYWWLMLIAAYVIGAFANHAMFVAIHDAVHNAICKTPLANKWMAILADLPNTVPTAMGFRCYHLKHHSHLGDYDYDADLPSHWEAQLVGNRWYAKAVWLFGFAIVQVTRLGRLKGTVPMLGTWTWINAGVIIVYDLAILYFFGLNGLLYLFASFWFSVGLHPVGARWIQEHFTFDPSQETYDYYGVLNIVALNIGYHNEHHDFPEIPWMRLPALKRMAPEFYDDLKTHKSWAKLFFSFIFDPRYTLYSRVDRSASNLAKA from the coding sequence ATGAGCACGGCGCTTGCGGACCAAGGATCGACGGGCAAGGCTCCGGGCGCCGATGCTTCGGCGGATGCCGCACCCATTTTGGAAGGCTTTTTAAAAACTGAGCCCATGCGCCCGCATCCGCGCCGGCGCCGGGCCATTTTGGCGGCGCATCCAGAAGCTGCCGGTCTCGTCGGCTATGATCGCCGAACCGCGCTCATCATCACCGCGGTTGTCCTTGGTCAGACGGCGCTTGCCGCCGTCTTCGGACATTTGGGCCTCGGCTATTGGTGGCTGATGCTCATCGCCGCCTATGTGATCGGGGCCTTCGCCAATCATGCCATGTTTGTCGCGATCCATGACGCCGTTCACAATGCGATCTGCAAGACTCCGCTGGCGAATAAGTGGATGGCGATCCTCGCTGATCTCCCGAATACCGTGCCGACCGCGATGGGGTTTCGCTGCTATCATTTGAAGCACCATTCGCATCTCGGCGATTATGATTATGATGCCGATCTGCCGAGCCATTGGGAAGCGCAACTCGTCGGCAATCGCTGGTACGCGAAGGCGGTTTGGCTGTTCGGCTTTGCGATCGTCCAGGTTACGCGGCTCGGTCGGCTGAAGGGGACAGTCCCGATGCTGGGTACATGGACTTGGATCAATGCCGGCGTGATCATCGTTTATGATCTCGCGATCCTTTATTTCTTCGGCCTCAACGGGCTGCTTTATCTGTTTGCGTCTTTCTGGTTTTCAGTCGGGCTGCATCCCGTCGGCGCGCGTTGGATTCAGGAGCATTTCACGTTCGATCCGAGCCAGGAGACCTATGATTATTATGGCGTCTTGAACATAGTCGCGCTCAACATCGGCTACCATAATGAGCATCATGATTTTCCCGAAATTCCGTGGATGCGCTTGCCGGCTCTAAAGCGCATGGCGCCGGAATTCTACGACGATCTCAAGACGCATAAATCCTGGGCCAAGCTGTTCTTCAGCTTCATCTTCGATCCACGCTACACGCTTTATTCGCGTGTCGATCGCAGCGCCTCAAATTTGGCCAAGGCGTAA
- a CDS encoding aminotransferase class I/II-fold pyridoxal phosphate-dependent enzyme encodes MQKINSLADYATKRFRLAGKSYLEDYDPFFVPTDHARHEAEVQGRHFVSFANYDYLGLAGHPSIKSAASAALETFGVGALASRLVGGERSTHKQFERDLADFIGVESVLTLVSGYLTNVTTIAHIIGSQDAILIDELSHNSIVSGTKGASGTTITFRHNDLDHLDALLQEKRDSYRHVLIAAEGLYSMDGDVADLQRLVEIKEKHRAWLMIDEAHSIGVLGQDGRGLCEYAGVDPAQIDLIIGTLSKTLASCGGFVGGSKAVIDWLRYTLPGFVFSVGLSPVITAAAQSALQLMQKETWRLEKLRRNAELFVELAHEAGLDTGPAIGRGVVPILFSDSYETVAVSQHLMANGYYVPPIIQIGVPKSQPRLRFFLSAAHTEDEICGVIGLLARRPSRAAAEAQTLTSPVT; translated from the coding sequence GTGCAAAAGATCAACAGCCTCGCCGATTACGCGACTAAGCGGTTTCGCCTCGCCGGGAAATCCTATCTCGAAGATTACGATCCGTTCTTTGTGCCGACCGATCATGCCCGCCATGAGGCCGAGGTGCAGGGTCGGCATTTCGTCAGCTTCGCCAATTACGATTATCTCGGTCTCGCTGGTCATCCGTCCATCAAAAGCGCGGCGTCGGCGGCTCTCGAAACCTTCGGTGTCGGCGCGCTGGCGTCTCGGCTGGTCGGCGGCGAGAGATCGACCCATAAGCAATTCGAGCGGGATCTCGCCGACTTCATCGGCGTCGAATCCGTCCTGACTCTGGTCTCCGGTTATCTCACCAATGTAACGACCATCGCTCATATCATCGGATCGCAAGATGCGATCCTGATCGACGAGCTGTCGCATAACAGCATTGTGAGCGGTACCAAAGGTGCCAGCGGCACGACCATCACCTTTCGGCACAATGATCTCGATCATCTCGATGCCTTGTTGCAGGAGAAGCGTGATTCCTATCGGCATGTGCTGATCGCGGCCGAAGGGCTTTACAGCATGGACGGCGATGTCGCCGATCTGCAGCGCCTCGTCGAGATCAAAGAGAAGCACAGAGCGTGGCTCATGATCGATGAGGCACATTCGATCGGTGTGCTCGGCCAGGACGGCCGCGGCCTGTGCGAATATGCCGGTGTCGATCCGGCCCAAATCGATCTCATCATCGGCACGTTGTCGAAGACGCTTGCGTCCTGCGGCGGTTTCGTCGGCGGCAGCAAGGCGGTGATCGACTGGTTGCGCTATACGCTGCCGGGTTTCGTCTTCAGCGTCGGCCTTTCGCCGGTGATCACCGCGGCGGCGCAGAGCGCCTTGCAATTGATGCAGAAAGAGACATGGCGGCTCGAAAAGCTGCGGCGGAATGCGGAACTGTTCGTCGAGCTCGCGCATGAAGCCGGGCTCGATACGGGGCCGGCGATCGGCCGTGGCGTCGTGCCAATTCTGTTCTCCGACAGTTATGAGACGGTCGCGGTGTCGCAGCATCTCATGGCCAACGGCTATTATGTCCCGCCGATCATTCAGATCGGCGTGCCGAAAAGCCAACCCCGCCTCCGCTTCTTCCTTTCGGCCGCCCATACCGAGGATGAGATTTGCGGTGTCATCGGCCTCCTCGCACGCCGGCCAAGCCGGGCGGCGGCTGAGGCACAGACTTTGACCAGCCCAGTGACGTGA
- a CDS encoding enoyl-CoA hydratase: protein MADTPKYETIAVETHAHVGLIRLNRPQALNALSALLIEELNAALDRFEQDADIGCLVLTGSPKAFAAGADITEMQTKTSVGAYLENFLGDWEHLAKVRKPVIAAVAGFALGGGCELAMMCDIILAADTAKFGQPEVKLGIMPGAGGTQRLTRAIGKAKSMELCLTGRLMDAAEAERCGLVAKVIAADQLEAEALAMAATIAGMSRPALLAIKDSVNRAYESMLSEGMAGERRLFYGLLATEDRKEGMAAFLEKRPADFKNR, encoded by the coding sequence ATGGCCGACACACCCAAATATGAGACGATCGCCGTCGAAACCCATGCACATGTGGGGCTCATAAGGCTCAACCGGCCACAGGCACTCAATGCCTTGAGCGCGCTTTTGATCGAAGAACTCAATGCGGCGCTCGATCGCTTCGAACAGGATGCCGACATCGGCTGCCTGGTGCTCACAGGCTCACCGAAAGCTTTCGCCGCCGGCGCCGACATCACCGAAATGCAGACCAAGACCTCGGTCGGCGCCTATCTCGAAAATTTCCTCGGCGATTGGGAGCATCTGGCGAAAGTCAGAAAGCCGGTGATCGCGGCGGTGGCCGGCTTCGCGCTCGGCGGCGGCTGCGAATTGGCAATGATGTGCGACATCATCCTGGCCGCCGACACAGCCAAGTTCGGCCAGCCCGAAGTGAAATTGGGGATCATGCCCGGCGCCGGCGGCACGCAGCGCCTGACGCGCGCCATCGGCAAGGCCAAATCCATGGAGCTTTGCCTCACCGGCCGGCTGATGGACGCTGCGGAGGCGGAGCGTTGCGGTCTCGTCGCAAAGGTGATCGCCGCCGACCAACTCGAGGCGGAGGCTTTGGCGATGGCGGCGACGATCGCCGGCATGTCGCGGCCTGCCCTTTTAGCGATCAAGGACAGCGTCAATCGCGCCTATGAATCCATGCTGTCGGAGGGGATGGCAGGCGAGCGCCGGCTCTTCTACGGGCTGCTGGCGACGGAGGACCGCAAGGAAGGAATGGCCGCCTTTCTCGAAAAAAGGCCGGCGGATTTCAAGAACCGTTAA
- the rpsT gene encoding 30S ribosomal protein S20 codes for MANTPSAKKATRKIARRTAVNKARRSRMRTFTKKVEEAIASGNLEAAAAALSVAEPIIMRAAQKGIVHKNTASRKVSRLSHRVHALAQA; via the coding sequence ATGGCGAATACTCCTTCGGCCAAAAAGGCCACTCGTAAAATTGCCCGCCGCACCGCCGTCAACAAGGCGCGGCGCAGCCGGATGCGCACCTTCACCAAGAAGGTCGAAGAGGCAATCGCCTCCGGCAATCTCGAGGCCGCCGCAGCCGCGTTGAGCGTGGCCGAGCCGATCATCATGCGCGCCGCGCAAAAGGGCATTGTCCATAAGAACACGGCGTCGCGCAAAGTATCGCGGCTGTCGCATCGCGTCCACGCCCTGGCGCAAGCGTAA